One window of the Sciurus carolinensis chromosome 8, mSciCar1.2, whole genome shotgun sequence genome contains the following:
- the Mrps24 gene encoding 28S ribosomal protein S24, mitochondrial gives MAASLCGLALRPRVLPWSKELPGAWRALHTSAVCAKNRAARVRVGKGDKPVTYEEAHPPHYISHRKGWLSLHTGNLDGEEHAAERTVEDFFLRKFMLGTFPGCLADQLVLKRRANQVEICALVLRQLPAHKFYFLVGYSETLLSHFYKCPVRLHLQTVPSKVVYKYI, from the exons ATGGCGGCGTCCTTGTGCGGCCTGGCGCTGAGGCCACGG GTGCTGCCCTGGAGTAAAGAACTTCCTGGCGCCTGGCGTGCCCTGCACACCTCGGCAGTCTGCGCCAAG AACCGAGCGGCCAGAGTCCGGGTGGGCAAGGGGGACAAGCCTGTGACCTACGAGGAAGCCCACCCACCGCACTACATCTCTCACCGAAAGGGCTGGCTGTCGCTGCACACAG GTAACCTGGATGGGGAAGAACATGCTGCAGAGCGAACTGTGGAGGATTTTTTCCTACGCAAGTTCATGCTGGGTACCTTCCCAGGCTGTCTGGCTGACCAGCTGGTCCTGAAGCGCCGTGCCAACCAGGTGGAGATCTGTGCCCTGGTCCTGAGGCAACTGCCAGCACACAAGTTCTACTTCCTCGTGGGCTACAGTGAGACTCTGCTGTCCCACTTTTATAAGTGTCCTGTGCGACTCCATCTCCAAACTGTGCCCTCAAAGGTTGTATATAAGTATATCTAG